One Sanguibacter keddieii DSM 10542 genomic window carries:
- a CDS encoding sensor histidine kinase, translating into MTPTGSSRAPADPARGARTHGGREPRQKALRSTQVRDALAVTVVVLFGVLPFPDEVFRTRGLLLVVALLPAVVLPLRRRRPALALAVALACSTVVALAGTLAPSAIVAVAITAFSVTACSEADRTRRVLGVALAAVVVLLLPAVPLDGDLLDSRALQLVTFVVLAGALGDTSRSRKEALAAATDRADRAERDRDDEARRRVVDERVRIARDLHDVVAHQISVISLSAGVASSSLENRPERAREALTTIRSAARTVLVDIGSLMALLRSDDADGRDLSPQAGLSQVDELLGRFADVGLHVEVRQDADLDGLSPASDHVAYLALQEGLTNAHKHGADGTARVDLHDLDGAVVLTVTNPLRPTNPLGPTSLSTGSSDLPPSSLSTGHGLRGLRERIAAVRGTAETTQVDGEFRLVVTVPAGRRAGR; encoded by the coding sequence GTGACGCCGACAGGATCCTCCCGAGCACCAGCCGACCCGGCTCGTGGTGCACGGACCCACGGCGGTCGCGAGCCGCGACAGAAGGCCCTGCGCAGCACGCAGGTCCGGGACGCGCTCGCCGTCACCGTCGTCGTGCTCTTCGGCGTCCTGCCCTTCCCCGACGAGGTGTTCCGGACCCGCGGCCTGCTGCTCGTCGTCGCGCTCCTGCCCGCCGTCGTCCTGCCGCTGCGCCGCCGCCGGCCCGCCCTCGCGCTCGCGGTCGCGCTGGCGTGCAGCACGGTCGTCGCCCTCGCCGGCACCCTCGCGCCGAGCGCGATCGTCGCCGTCGCGATCACGGCCTTCTCCGTGACCGCCTGCTCGGAGGCCGACCGGACACGCCGGGTCCTCGGGGTGGCGCTCGCCGCCGTGGTCGTGCTGCTCCTGCCCGCCGTCCCGCTCGACGGCGACCTCCTCGACTCGCGCGCCCTGCAGCTCGTCACCTTCGTGGTGCTCGCCGGTGCGCTCGGCGACACCAGCCGGTCGCGGAAGGAGGCGCTCGCCGCCGCGACCGACCGGGCCGATCGCGCCGAGCGGGACCGCGACGACGAGGCCAGGCGCCGCGTGGTCGACGAGCGCGTGCGCATCGCCCGCGACCTCCACGACGTGGTCGCGCACCAGATCTCCGTGATCAGCCTCAGCGCCGGCGTCGCGTCGTCGTCCCTCGAGAACCGGCCCGAGCGAGCCCGGGAGGCCCTCACGACGATCCGCAGCGCCGCCCGTACCGTGCTCGTGGACATCGGCTCCCTCATGGCCCTGCTGCGCTCGGACGACGCCGACGGCCGCGACCTCTCGCCCCAGGCGGGCCTGTCGCAGGTCGACGAGCTCCTCGGGCGCTTCGCCGACGTGGGGCTGCACGTCGAGGTGCGGCAGGACGCAGACCTCGACGGGCTCTCTCCCGCCAGCGACCACGTCGCCTACCTGGCCCTCCAGGAGGGGCTCACCAACGCGCACAAGCACGGCGCGGACGGCACCGCGCGCGTCGACCTGCACGACCTCGACGGAGCGGTCGTGCTCACCGTCACCAACCCGCTGCGCCCTACCAACCCGCTGGGCCCCACCAGCCTCAGCACCGGCAGCTCCGACCTCCCTCCCAGCAGCCTCAGCACCGGTCACGGCCTGCGCGGCCTGCGCGAGCGCATCGCCGCCGTGCGCGGCACGGCCGAGACCACCCAGGTCGACGGCGAGTTCCGCCTCGTCGTCACCGTGCCCGCAGGACGGAGGGCCGGACGGTGA
- a CDS encoding alpha/beta fold hydrolase, with protein MKKSAKRALVAVAAVGAVVVLGLTTTTVVNAVASARESDRVEAYGQTVTVDGRHMNVQVTGQGPDVVLLPGFGTASPVLDFAPLVADLSTDHRVIVVEPFGYGLSDGTDVERTTENIVSEVHEALQQLDVDRYVLMGHSIAGIYGLEYTTRYRDEVTAFVGIDSSVPGQPGMDASFPTGLLGAAKTLGLARVVTAVAGDGLDGTVYPDEAREQMRMIGNRTSLSSTYLDEMSHISTNFEDALGRTFPEDLPLLLLVVEHNEKNPDWLGLHERQAASVADGTVVPLDGDHYLHHTLSPEIAETFRGWAATRPEAG; from the coding sequence GTGAAGAAGTCTGCGAAGAGAGCGCTCGTGGCGGTGGCGGCCGTGGGTGCCGTGGTCGTGCTCGGCCTGACGACGACAACCGTCGTGAACGCGGTCGCGTCCGCGCGGGAGAGCGACCGGGTCGAGGCGTACGGGCAGACCGTGACCGTCGACGGGCGGCACATGAACGTGCAGGTCACGGGCCAGGGGCCGGACGTGGTGCTGCTCCCGGGTTTTGGCACGGCCTCCCCCGTGCTCGACTTCGCACCGCTGGTCGCGGACCTGTCGACGGACCACCGTGTCATCGTCGTCGAGCCTTTCGGCTACGGCCTGAGCGACGGCACGGACGTGGAGCGGACCACGGAGAACATCGTGTCCGAGGTGCACGAGGCGCTGCAGCAGCTGGACGTGGACCGCTACGTCCTCATGGGTCACTCGATCGCGGGGATCTACGGGCTCGAGTACACCACGCGCTACCGGGACGAGGTGACGGCCTTCGTCGGGATCGACTCGAGCGTGCCCGGTCAGCCGGGGATGGACGCGAGCTTCCCGACGGGGCTGCTCGGCGCTGCGAAGACGCTCGGGCTCGCGCGCGTGGTCACGGCCGTCGCGGGTGACGGCCTCGACGGCACGGTGTACCCCGACGAGGCGCGGGAGCAGATGCGGATGATCGGCAACCGGACGTCGCTCTCGTCGACCTACCTCGACGAGATGTCGCACATCAGCACGAACTTCGAGGACGCGCTCGGCAGGACCTTCCCCGAGGACCTCCCGCTCCTCCTCCTCGTCGTGGAGCACAACGAGAAGAACCCGGACTGGCTCGGGCTGCACGAGCGGCAGGCCGCGAGCGTGGCAGACGGCACGGTGGTGCCGCTCGACGGCGACCACTACCTGCACCACACCCTCTCGCCGGAGATCGCCGAGACCTTCCGCGGCTGGGCGGCCACCCGCCCCGAGGC